A portion of the Ascochyta rabiei chromosome 13, complete sequence genome contains these proteins:
- a CDS encoding High-affinity nicotinic acid transporter gives MTPPRVQSESTRIDDLPLPPAAAGRPVPSRCVESTPILVARARLSLAVNDHRDPHVSQSLPKMKTDEKAAAKIAAQESDSHEAGRVNIASKQSYVLKMDLRLIPILGCTYTILFLDRTNIANARIEGLEKGLGMPSNGYNTALWIFFIPFILIEVPSNLIMGLPRVRPNWFLGGNMLILGVIATCQGLTQSYGGLLALRFLMGIFEATLPAGAAFLINEYYTRAQMSLRYACFFCFGTLGPCISGVLAYGIRNMDGIANLEGFRWIFIIEGLVTIFVSFFVFVFVPDFPERTNILSPIEREHLLAVLHQDKGDQKLDFKSVDWMKTLSDYKIWFPTLMFFCCDMTAASMSSFIPTILTELGWTAAYAQAMSVPIWLTGMVFQVTGAFLSCRTGWRFPFVLFGVLWATIGWIIQIVYSKHGSVSAAVRYFGLFCMSGGTFLQMTMSTAWMSNNLRGRASVAAGTAIVLGFGNCANFVATNVFIKAEAPYYPTAFKTGLAITIAGAGFCMAYAGLLWRYNHRLAKKRMEAGGEDDQREYMYQI, from the exons ATGACCCCACCCCGGGTGCAATCCGAATCTACCAGGATTGACGATCTGCCGTTGCCACCCGCTGCTGCAGGAAGGCCCGTCCCGTCTCGTTGTGTAGAGTCTACACCCATCCTAGTCGCTCGTGCAAGACTGTCACTCGCCGTCAACGACCATCGTGACCCTCATGTGTCTCAAAGTCTGCCCAAGATGAAGACGGACGAAAAAGCAGCGGCAAAGATAGCAGCACAAGAGAGCGACAGCCATGAGGCGGGTAGGGTGAACATTGCGTCGAAGCAGAGCTATGTGCTCAAGATGGACTTACGCTTGATACCTATCTTGGGATGTACATATACGATCCTGTTTTTGGACCGGACCAACA TCGCAAACGCCAGAATCGAAGGGTTGGAGAAGGGTCTTGGTATGCCATCGAACGGCTACAACACAGCTTTGTGGATCTTCTTTATCCCGTTCATCCTGATCGAAGTACCCAGCAATCTGATCATGGGGTTGCCTCGCGTGCGTCCTAACTGGTTCCTGGGCGGCAACATGCTCATCCTTGGAGTCATAGCGACTTGCCAAGGTTTGACTCAGTCGTACGGTGGGCTGCTTGCGTTGCGGTTCTTGATGGGAATATTCGAGGCGACTCTGCCTGCCG GGGCTGCATTCTTGATCAACGAGTACTACACTCGCGCCCAAATGTCCCTTCGATACGCATGCTTCTTTTGCTTCGGTACCCTGGGCCCTTGCATTAGTGGTGTACTGGCATATGGCATCCGCAATATGGACGGCATCGCCAATCTAGAAGGCTTTCGATGGATCTTCATCATTGAGGGCCTTGTAACGATCTTCGTTTCCTTCTTCGTGTTCGTGTTCGTCCCAGACTTTCCAGAGAGGACCAATATCCTAAGCCCTATAGAACGGGAGCACCTTCTGGCGGTACTCCACCAAGACAAGGGTGATCAGAAGCTGGATTTCAAGAGCGTTGACTGGATGAAGACACTGAGTGACTACAAGATCTGGTTTCC TACTTTGATGTTCTTCTGCTGCGATATGACAGCAGCTTCGATGTCTTCTTTCATTCCTACGATCCTCACAGAGCTGGGATGGACAGCTGCATATGCGCAGGCTATGTCAGTGCCCATCTGGCTGACTGGAATGGTCTTCCAGGTCACCGGTGCCTTCCTGAGTTGCCGCACAGGATGGCGCTTCCCGTTCGTCCTATTTGGTGTCCTCTGGGCTACTATCGGATGGATTATTCAGATTGTATACTCCAAACACGGCAGTGTGTCGGCTGCTGTACGATACTTTGGACTGTTCTGTATGAGCGGCGGTACATTCCTGCAAATGACCATGTCCACGGCCTGGATGTCGAACAACCTTCGTGGGCGCGCTAGTGTCGCTGCAGGAACTGCCATTGTGCTAGGGTTTGGAAACTGCGCCAATTTCGTCGCGACTAACGTTTTCATAAAAGCTGAGGCACCTTACTATCCAACTGCCTTCAAGACAGGGTTGGCCATCACCATAGCCGGCGCTGGGTTCTGCATGGCTTACGCAGGTTTGCTGTGGCGATACAATCATAGGCTGGCAAAGAAGAGAATGGAAGCTGGCGGCGAGGATGACCAGAGAGAATACATGTACCAAATCTAA
- a CDS encoding Oxalate decarboxylase: protein MKLTAAVNVLFVSSAFAGVVKRQTPFSDGQPIDGKGKGAPILDVENPSNLGQQSTDAGTVSNLKWRFSDSKTRIYPGGWVREQVDNDLPQSHDIAAAQQHLKKGAIRELHWHRVAEWGQVLFGRVLVSAVDENGRHQVTELGFGDIWYFPKGQAHTVQGLDDENEYLLAFDDGNFDAAGTTFNLDDWLAKTPKSILAKSFGLPESTFDNLPKTNPYIQNSTTGAAARQKNITGGAGELVGEASYVYRTFQHAPEPAPGGAGTIASTYVVLEPKGIRELHWHFTSEEWLYFHEGKARATVFTGNSNARTFDFGPGDTAVFPDNSGHYIENTSETQNLTWIEIYKADRVADVSLTQWLALTPADIVADVLKLPLSVVEGLKKEKQVLVHGK, encoded by the exons ATGAAACTGACTGCTGCAGTCAATGTGCTCTTCGTATCCTCAGCATTTGCCGGAGTAGTGAAGCGGCAGACTCCATTCTCTGATGGCCAACCAATTGACGGCAAAGGAAAAGGCGCTCCCATTTTAG ACGTTGAGAATCCTTCAAATTTGGGCCAGCAGAGCACTGATGCCGGTACCGTGTCAAATCTCAAGTGGCGCTTCTCGGATTCAAAAACTCGGATTTACCCAGGCGGCTGGGTACGTGAGCAAGTTGACAATGACTTGCCACAAAGCCATGACATCGCAGCAGCACAGCAGCATTTGAAAAAGGGTGCGATCCGCGAGCTGCATTGGCACCGTGTG GCTGAGTGGGGTCAAGTGCTTTTCGGTCGTGTACTCGTGTCGGCGGTGGACGAAAACGGTCGTCATCAGGTAACCGAGCTCGGCTTCGGAGACATCTGGTATTTTCCCAAGGGTCAAGCACATACTGTGCAGGGCTTGGACGACGAGAATGAGTATTTGTTAGCGTTCGATGACGGGAACTTCGACGCAGCTGG AACGACCTTCAATCTCGATGACTGGCTTGCAAAGACGCCAAAGTCAATACTTGCAAAGAGCTTTGGTTTACCTGAGTCAACATTCGACAACCTGCCAAAAACGAACCCATACATCCAGAACAGCACAACTGGCGCTGCTGCAAGGCAGAAAAACATCACTGGAGGTGCGGGCGAACTGGTTGGAGAGGCTTCATATGTGTACCGCACTTTCCAGCATGCTCCTGAGCCTGCGCCCGGTGGTGCCGGT ACGATCGCGTCGACGTACGTTGTGCTCGAGCCGAAGGGTATCAGGGAGCTGCATTGGCATTTTACC TCTGAAGAGTGGTTATACTTTCACGAAGGCAAAGCACGAGCGACAGTCTTCACTGGCAACAGCAACGCGCGCACTTTTGATTTTGGGCCTGGCGACACCGCAGTGTTTCCAGACAATTCAGGCCATTACATCGAAAATACGTCCGAAACGCAGAACCTGACCTGGATTGAGATCTACAAGGCTGACCGTGTCGCTGATGTGTCACTAACGCAGTGGTTAGCTCTGACGCCCGCAGACATTGTTGCTGACGTCCTCAAACTGCCACTAAGCGTGGTGGAGGGCCTCAAGAAGGAGAAACAAGTGCTGGTTCATGGTAAATAG
- a CDS encoding DNA helicase produces the protein MPTSTDIPAFAASQLTLLDAELKAELSETDALLSSHTPTALARGGLAILNLNVSSVRTGMGGKTIVELALDPAVVAKGTRPEIPEHGIRVGDIVAVADQPAGSAKKTEKKELEKKGAEGVVLKVRRENIEMVLDKEDADVPSGSKLWIVKLANDVTYKRMNQTMTRLQKLGEQEYTPFMRVLFGQDSPSPLPSDLNDPSNPLHKLEHNDPSLNDSQREAIRFALASREVALIHGPPGTGKTHTLIELILQLLKQNLRLLVCGPSNISVDNIVERLASHKVNMVRLGHPARLLPSVLNHSLDVLTRTSEAAALVQDVRKEMDDKQASIRKTRNGREKRQIYTELKELRQEYRERERGCVNNLVGGSKIVLATLHGAGGFHLKGQEFDVVIVDEASQALEAQCWVPLLWVKANKLVLAGDHLQLPPTIKSLNSKESKAAKKTSTARVETESSGISQTLETTLFDRLLALHGPSIKRMLTTQYRMHETIMRFPSDALYDSQLIAADSVKARLLTDLPYEIQDTEDTREPLVFWDTQGGDFSEKIEDEGVIGKGGKGMSLGDSKSNEAEAALVKMHVSNLIAAGVKEEDIAVITPYNAQLALLSGLLKEKYPQLELGSVDGFQGREKEAVVVSTVRSNAEHEVGFLAEKRRLNVAMTRPKRHLCVVGDSDTISKGSVFLKQWMEYLEENADLRYPNLADVYVDA, from the exons ATGCCGACTTCCACTGACATACCAGCCTTTGCCGCCTCTCAGCTGACGCTGCTCGATGCTGAGCTCAAAGCCGAGCTCTCAGAAACAGATGCCCTCCTTTCGTCGCACACGCCGACTGCACTTGCTCGCGGTGGCCTCGCCATCCTGAACCTCAATGTTTCCTCGGTACGGACGGGCATGGGTGGTAagactatagtagagcttGCGCTCGATCCTGCCGTCGTCGCGAAAGGTACCAGACCGGAGATACCGGAGCATGGCATTCGGGTAGGAGACATTGTGGCCGTTGCAGACCAGCCTGCAGGCAGTGCGAAAAAGACGGAGAAGAAGGAACTGGAAAAGAAAGGCGCAGAGGGCGTGGTCTTGAAGGTCCGACGTGAGAACATCGAGATGGTGCTGGACAAGGAAGATGCCGATGTGCCGAGTGGCAGCAAGTTGTGGAT AGTGAAACTGGCAAATGACGTTACGTACAAGAG GATGAATCAGACCATGACCAGGCTACAGAAGCTTGGAGAGCAGGAATACACGCCCTTCATGAGAGTGCTTTTCGGACAAGACTCGCCTTCGCCCCTTCCATCAGATCTCAACGACCCTTCCAACCCTCTGCACAAGCTAGAGCACAACGATCCAAGCTTGAACGATAGCCAGAGAGAAGCCATCAGGTTTGCCCTAGCCTCTCGAGAGGTCGCCCTGATACACGGTCCACCAGGTACAGGAAAAACACATACCCTGATCGAGCTGATCTTGCAGTTGCTCAAACAGAACCTTCGCCTCTTGGTATGTGGCCCGTCCAACATCTCAGTAGACAACATCGTCGAACGACTAGCCTCCCACAAGGTCAACATGGTCCGCCTAGGCCACCCAGCTCGTCTTCTGCCGTCGGTGCTGAACCACTCGCTCGACGTTCTTACTCGCACGTCAGAGGCAGCAGCCTTGGTTCAAGACGTGCGTAAGGAGATGGACGACAAGCAAGCATCGATACGCAAGACGCGCAACGGCAGAGAGAAACGCCAGATCTACACAGAGCTCAAGGAGCTGCGACAAGAGTACAGAGAGCGGGAGAGAGGCTGCGTTAACAACTTGGTCGGAGGCAGCAAAATCGTCCTCGCTACCCTCCACGGCGCAGGAGGCTTCCACCTCAAGGGTCAAGAGTTCGATGTCGTCATCGTGGATGAAGCCAGTCAAGCACTTGAAGCACAATGTTGGGTGCCACTGCTCTGGGTCAAAGCGAACAAGCTCGTCCTTGCAGGCGACCATCTACAGCTACCTCCCACCATCAAGTCACTCAACTCGAAAGAATCAAAAGCCGCAAAGAAAACCTCAACGGCCCGCGTCGAAACTGAATCGTCGGGCATCAGCCAAACCCTCGAGACCACGCTCTTCGATCGCCTCCTCGCCCTCCACGGCCCCAGTATAAAACGCATGCTGACCACTCAATACCGCATGCACGAAACCATCATGCGCTTCCCCTCAGATGCGCTCTACGACTCACAGCTCATCGCTGCCGACTCGGTCAAAGCGCGCCTGCTCACCGACCTACCCTACGAAATCCAAGACACGGAAGACACACGAGAGCCGCTCGTGTTCTGGGACACGCAAGGCGGCGATTTTTCGGAGAAGATTGAAGATGAGGGTGTCATTGGCAAAGGAGGAAAGGGCATGAGTCTGGGCGACAGCAAGAGCAacgaagcagaagcagcacTCGTGAAGATGCATGTCAGCAACCTGATTGCTGCGGGCGTCAAGGAAGAGGACATTGCAGTCATCACCCCGTACAATGCGCAG CTCGCGCTTCTCTCTGGACTGCTCAAGGAGAAGTACCCGCAGCTGGAGCTGGGCAGCGTTGATGGCTTCCAGGGCCGCGAGAAAGAAGCCGTGGTCGTGAGCACGGTGCGCAGCAACGCTGAGCACGAAGTCGGTTTCTTGGCTGAGAAGAGGAGACTCAATGTTGCCATGACGAGGCCGAAACGCCATCTCTGCGTGGTTGGGGATTCGGACACGATCAGCAA GGGCAGTGTGTTTCTCAAGCAGTGGATGGAGTATCTTGAGGAGAATGCTGACTTGAGGTATCCGAATTTGGCGGATGTGTACGTGGATGCATGA